From one Bacteroides fragilis NCTC 9343 genomic stretch:
- a CDS encoding SGNH/GDSL hydrolase family protein encodes MKNYLKYSLWLTLIVLFALIGMHWLPAITIDGHTMRRVDLLSDVRMPEPDKDEVVADSLPPVPVVKPAFVDTCRSGMTCIEDYSDSTMRGMTPFYRALDEIQSKGRLVRIAVFGDSFIEADIFTADLREMLQKRFGGCGVGFVTITSMTSGYRPTVRHSFGGWSSHAVTDSVYFDKKKQGISGHYFVPRERAYVELRGQNKYASLLDTCQIASIFFYNKGEVNLSVCVNRGEAEARDFSTTGRLQQMKVNGRIGSVRWDINRADSTLFYGVAMDGTQGVVVDNFSLRGSSGLSLRSIPSKMLQEFNAQRPYDLIILEYGLNVATERGRNYDPYKKGLLTAINHLKECFPQAGFLLLSVGDRDYKTDTGELRTMPGVKNLIRYQQNIAAESGIAFWNMFEAMGGEGSMAELVHAKPSLANYDYTHINFRGGRHLAGLLYETLIYGKEQYERRKAYEAE; translated from the coding sequence ATGAAAAATTATTTGAAATATTCGTTATGGCTGACATTGATCGTCCTGTTCGCATTAATTGGAATGCACTGGCTGCCTGCTATAACGATCGACGGACATACGATGAGGCGTGTCGATTTGCTGAGTGATGTCCGTATGCCTGAACCTGATAAAGATGAAGTAGTGGCAGACAGTCTGCCGCCGGTCCCGGTTGTGAAACCTGCATTTGTAGATACGTGCCGCAGCGGAATGACTTGTATCGAAGATTATAGTGACTCGACGATGCGAGGGATGACTCCTTTTTATCGTGCGCTGGACGAAATTCAGTCCAAAGGTCGCTTGGTCCGTATAGCTGTGTTCGGTGATTCCTTTATTGAGGCGGATATTTTCACAGCCGATCTGCGCGAGATGTTGCAGAAGCGTTTCGGCGGATGTGGTGTAGGCTTTGTCACCATAACTTCGATGACCAGCGGCTATCGTCCGACGGTACGTCATTCTTTTGGCGGATGGTCTAGTCATGCAGTGACCGACAGTGTTTACTTTGATAAAAAGAAACAAGGTATTTCCGGGCACTATTTTGTTCCCCGTGAAAGAGCTTACGTTGAACTTCGCGGACAAAATAAATATGCTTCTTTACTCGATACCTGCCAGATAGCATCCATCTTTTTCTATAATAAGGGCGAGGTCAATCTTTCTGTATGTGTCAACCGTGGGGAAGCTGAAGCGCGGGACTTTTCTACTACTGGTCGTTTGCAGCAGATGAAAGTGAATGGTCGTATCGGTTCGGTACGCTGGGATATCAATCGGGCAGATTCCACTTTGTTCTATGGGGTGGCAATGGACGGCACACAAGGAGTTGTTGTCGACAACTTCTCTTTGCGTGGTAGTTCAGGACTTTCCCTTCGCAGCATACCATCCAAAATGCTGCAAGAGTTTAATGCCCAGCGGCCTTATGATTTGATTATTCTGGAATATGGACTGAACGTTGCAACCGAACGCGGAAGAAACTACGACCCTTATAAGAAAGGACTTCTCACAGCCATTAACCACCTGAAAGAATGCTTTCCGCAGGCCGGTTTTCTTTTGTTGAGTGTGGGCGATCGTGACTATAAGACTGATACCGGTGAACTGCGAACAATGCCCGGAGTGAAGAATCTGATCCGCTACCAGCAGAATATAGCGGCAGAGAGTGGTATTGCTTTTTGGAACATGTTCGAGGCTATGGGAGGAGAGGGTAGTATGGCCGAGCTGGTGCATGCCAAGCCCTCTTTGGCTAATTATGATTATACACACATCAACTTCCGGGGTGGACGTCACTTGGCAGGACTACTATACGAAACATTGATTTATGGAAAAGAACAGTATGAAAGGAGAAAGGCCTATGAGGCTGAATAG